The following DNA comes from Nicotiana sylvestris chromosome 10, ASM39365v2, whole genome shotgun sequence.
GCACTTTCCTATGCTCGAGGAGTACCGGTCGTGGTATCCTTATCGACTCCCTAGATCGGGGCAAAATGGCTTTGCCCCTCTCCGGTTCGGAGGCCTCGGCCACTGCCCCCTCAGCAGCCTTCCTGGCTTGAGGAAATGCGATGTCGCCTTGAACACGGACCACCAGCTCGGAAGCCTCTTCTTATTTGGACTCATCCCTTAGCCAGTGGACTAAATCTAATGGGAGAGTGGCGGTGCTTTCCTTAGGTTTGCGCTCCAGCCTCCTTTTGGGTTTTTCTTTTTCGAGTTTGGGGAACTCGGagccccttttcttttcttctctttatcCTTCCTTGGAGCAGGTGATTCAGGGAGGATGTCTTCATCACCGGACAGAGGCCTCATTTTAACATCTTTGGGAAGACctacaaagaaagaaaatgtgAGAAGGAACGCGGCAAGAAAACTAGACGTCATTCATTCAACAGAGGAATCTCACCATGGGAACAGGCCTCCCACCGGCCCTTCCAAAGTTCACACCACGCATGCTCAGAAGCCCTTCTGTGGCACGATGCCCTCGACCCACTTCTTGAGTCGAGGAATTGCATCCGGCATTCGAGCAACGGCTGTACCACGAAACATCGATAAGAAGGGAGGAAAAGGAAAAGTAACAAACGAAATCTTAAAGGCAAGGTTatacttacgtttcatgttctATTTCTCGGGAACTGGCATGTCCTCGGCCGGGATTAAATTCGATGTTTTCACTCGATCGAATCGACCCAACCAGCCTCAGTCTTGATCCTCATCTATGCTTGATAATGGGACCTTAATGTCCCTATGGGCAAGTTTTATTAATCCCCCTCGATAGAGTCTGGGACTGTACAGACGCATGAGATGATCGGTGGTAAAGGGACACTTCTCAATTTTGCTTACGAATAAGCGGATAAGAATTACTATCCTCCACAAAGAGGGATGAATTTGACTGAGGGTCACCTCATATCTCTTACAGAAGGTGATGATGACCGGGTCCAATGGGCCCAACGTGAAGGGATtagtgtaaacacttaagaaaCCCTCCATATGGGTAGTAATCGCTTCATTAGGCGTAGGAACCACCATGTACTTACCAACCCAATCGCAATCCTCCTCGACCTTGGAGAGGAGACTGTCGGTGATCGAACATATATGTATCGAGACAAAGATCGAAGGCTCATATCGTTTTTCGTTGTTTACTCTCTgaaaaacgaggggactatctgtatatggtcgaAAACGGGCTTATCTATTGCGTGACAGATCGGGACTGAAACGTGATGGGTTGAAGATTGACCTCGGGTTCCATCGAGCCAAGGTACGAAGTTAGAGCATACGTCTTTAAGGAAACATTATTGGACCAAATAACGGAAGGCTAAAATATCCGCAACCGGTCGGATATCACGGcggaaatctcggcacgtatcaatgaGAAATTGATTAATCAGCAAATCATGAGATTCCTTACGTTTTATAGAATTGTATCCAAAGTAGGACTCCCTTAGTATATAAATGGGGTTTGATTATTTGTAACACACTTTGTAACACGCATCCCCAAGAAATATACTGTTATTACTAGTTCTTATTATCGCATCATTCTGTTCCGATATCGATTAAGGCATTTTTGACTCGAGGGTGACCAACCTTCAAGGCCAAGATTGTTCAACTCGTGTGGTTTGCATTTACTtttctatcattaatttcaatattaatctAATTTCTCAATTTATATCAATTAAGTTagatcacgtatccttaaaaccgcgtataaattcaattgttatccgattttgagggtaaacaatataattattctcaaaatatAATAAAGATAAAATTAGCATATTTTATATTAGATATTTCGTACTAGAGGAGTAAATTGGAAATTTCTGTACAAGGAAAGCACATTACCTATCATTCTGAAGTGCGTTTGAATTGAAATTAAATTCAAACCGGAAATATGTAATTAATGGAGCAAGTTATTGCTTGAGAAGATTGTGGATCTTTAGTGCACTTTGAATGGAACTTGTTCAAAGTTCAAACTTCTACAGCCGAATCTGATCaacttgctgaccaaggaacatgTTCTTGACCTAACATTAGTTTACAACACTAAAAGGTGGAAGACAAATACTAAAAAGATATAAATAATTTAGAAGATAAAAAGGTGGACATCATTGCTAGAAAATCTACAAAGATTGATGTTTTTATTGGGTGTCCTCGTAGGGACTAAAAGAGTACTGATTGTAGACTACATGTTGACAAACCCCCTGATTCCCTTCAccacaaagaaaatgaaaataacttTTTCTTGTCCTTTTATCTACAATTTAAGATTTTAAGAAACTGTAAAGGATGTTTATAGTAGCTTTTATACTAATAGTAGTAGTGCTGATATTAATAGCAGTAGTGTTGATATTAATAGATAACTTAAGTTAGTTAGACCATAGTTAATAGTGAGTGTAGTTAGTTGAATATTAGTTGTATAAAGATAGTGGGACCACTACTTGTAATAGTTAGTCGTCATTTTAACAGAATATGCTTTCTCCTGTTCCATTGCTTTCTTCTCCCTCTCTCTTCTATAATGGCAATCGCTATTTCTTCTCAATCTGATTGAATTGAGCAAAgtttacatggtatcagagcttcgAGTGACTGAATTGAGGGATCTATCACGATATTTGCAGTGAAGATCGAGGAATTTCAGTCCATACATGTTCAAATTTTGTCGATTGTAGAAGATCATTTGTAAACCCTAAGTTTTTTTGTTCAAATGGCGATTGATGAATCAACTAGCAGTACTCCAGACGGAGCAGCTAATAGAGTGATTTCTATGGCTCAAACTCTCGATTACACACATCCACTCTATTTACATCCTTCAGATGCACTGGGTTCTCTCTCTATAGGAATCCAGCTGATTGGGATGGAAAATTACACACTGTGGAGTCGTGCGATGAAATTTGCACTTTTAGGAAGAAATAAACTAGGTTTTGTGGATGGATCTGTTGTGAAAAAGGATTTCGAAGGAGAATTGCAAAAACAGTGGGAACGGTGTAATGCAATTGTGGTTTCATGGTTAATGAGCAATGTGAATACAGACCTACTCAATGGAATTTTGTTTCGTTCTGATGCTTTGTTTGTTTGGAAGGATCTCAAGGAGAGATTCAATAAGGTAAACACTTCTCGAGCATATCATTTGCATAAAGCAATTGCTACTATAACACAAGGAGTTTCCTCTGTTTCTGTATATTACTCTAAGTTGAAAGACCTTTAGGATGAGCATGATTCTATAGTTCCTCCTCCTTGTTATGAGAGTGAACAATCTAGGGAACACACTCTATACTTGGAGCGCCAAAAGTTATTTCAATTCTTAATGGGACTGAATGATGGATACAGTCAAGCTAGATCTCATATTTGATGATGAATCTTGAGCCTAACGTAAATCAGGCTTATGCAATGGTAATACAAGATGAAAGTCAGAAAATGCTAACTGGAGGACATTGTGCAATGACATAGAGGATTGAGCCAACTGCTCTTTATAGTAGTAAGGGTACATGGCAGCAATATCAAAAGAAGTATAATTCATACTGGGATTTCTGTAACATGAAAGGGCAAACCAAAGCTGAATGTTTCAAGTTGATGAAGTGTGACTATTGCCAAAAGAAGGGACATCTCAAGGAGAACTGTTACAAACTTAATGGTTTTCCACCAGATTTTAAACCAGAGACGGGCAAACAATATGATTGGGAACCAATATAGTACTGATGTTTATGATCAACATGTGGCTAGCAATCAGCAGACATTTGCATTTggtcaacagcaacaacaacaacagactGTTGCCCCACAGTTTACACCACCTGTATTCACTCAGGATCAATACAATCAAATTCTGCGCATGTTAAAAAAGTCCAACATTACTGAACCAAGTGCTCATATGGCAAGGGCAGGTAATGTAACTTGTCAATCAGATGATGTTATTCTTAAATGGATCATAGACACAGGTGCCACTAACCACATGATTAGTGATGAATGTTTGTTACAATCTAATATTGCTATGCCAGCTGATGATGCAGGGAAAGTACAATTGCCTACAGGAGATTCTGCATAAATTTCACAGATTGGAAATTGCCAACTGACTGGAGGTGACATTATCCAGAATGTCTTATGTGTGCCAGCATTCAAGTTCAATCTTTTGTCTGTGTCTAAGCTGACAAAGGAACTAAATTGCTGTGCtatgttctttcttgatttttgtCTATTTCAGGATCTATACTGGAAAGGTGAAGGAGACTAGTAAGGAGCAAGATGGACTGTATGTGATGTATTCACAAAGGATTAGGAGTAATGCAAATTCTAGAAAGTCTCTAGATGTTCAACAGAAAATAAGTGCAGATGTTTGGCACAAGAGGATGAGGCATGTTCCTATCTCAGTATTGAGAAAAGTCTCTACTTTTAGTAAAGATAGtttggctataaatcattgtgaTGTATGTTCATTAGCAAGACAAACTAGGATTTCTTTCCCAATAAGTCATAGCAGAGCTGAGGATGTTTTTCAGCTGATACACATGGATGTATGGGGACCTTACAAATCTGTTACATATGATGGAATGCAATATTTCCTTACTCTTGTAGATGATCATACTAGATGGACTTGGATTTTCCTGATAAGGGTCAAGTCTGATGTTATTCTCCTACTACAGAACTTCATTACTATGATACATAATCAGTTTGATAAGAGGATTAAGGTTTTGAGATCAGATAATGGATCAGATTTTTTTAATCACAATTGTAGTACTCTTTTTTCATCATATGGTATTCTACATCAGAGCTTCTGCCCTTACACTCCTCAGCAGATTGGTGTAGTGGAGAGGAGGCATAGACACATATTAGAAACTGTACGGGCTATCAAGTTTCAAGGCGGTTTGCCTTCTAAATTCTGGGGTATATGTGTAGAAGCTGCAGTTTACATCATAAATAGAATACCATCTACTGTGCTGCATAACAAGTCCCCTTATGAGATGCTTTTTCATCGAGCACCAACTTTAGATCATATGAGGATTATTGGCTGTCTTTGTTATGCTACCAGACTTCCCAAGCAAGACAATTTTGGTGCAAGGGTCATCAAAGTTGTAATGATGGTATATGGAGTTCATCAGAAGGGGTACAGGTTGTATGATCTGGAGAATAATACTTTCTTTACTAGCAGAGATGTCGCCTTTTTTGAATCCATTTTTCCCTTTCAGTCCTCACAAGCCTCTCCATTCCCAATTTCTCCTATTATGTCCAATATGCCCCCTATTGATGATTTAGTTCCCTGTGTTTCCATTTCATCACGACATATGTCTCAACCTTCTCTCAAATGGAACCCTTACTTACAGAGATGCCTCTCTCTCATGTAAATCATGCTATTGATCCTCAAGTTGCTTCACCAATTTCTGCTATTGATCCTCCTGTTGTTAACCCTGTTGACAGGCCTAAGAGAACTACTAAGCCACCAATATGGCTTAAGAACTATGTAGTCCCAGGGAAAGGGCCTCAATCTTCCACCAAGTGTTTGTATCCTATTGCATATGTGGTGGCCTACAATGGTTTATCTGGCCATTACCAGAGTTTTATCTCTAAATTCTCATTAGAGACTGAACCTAAGTCTTATGCAGAAGCAACTAAGGATCCTAGATGGATTGATGCTATGAAAGCTGAAATACAAGCCTTAGAAGATAACAAGACTTGGGAAGTGGTGTCATTGCCGCCTGGTAAAAGGGCTATTGGTTGTCGATGGGTATACAAAATAAAGTATAAAGCTACAGGTGAGGTCGAGAGGTTCAAAGTAAGGCTTTTGGCAAAAGGTTATAGCCAAAAGGAGGGTTGGATTATCAGGAAACCTTTTCTCCTGTAGTGAAAATGGTGACTGTTCGATCAGTTATTTCAGTTCTTGCATCTAAGAACTGGGCCATACATCACATGGACATTTACAATGCATTTCTGCAAGGGGATCTCAATAACGAAGTGTATATGACTATGCCTCAAGGGTTTTCTACTATTGCTGGTAAACAACAGGCTTGCAGGTTACTTAAGTcactctatggactcaagcaagcCTCCAGGCAATGGAATATCAAATTGACTTCTGCCTTAATTGCCTCAGGTTTCACTCAAAGCCACCTCGACTACACTTTATTTACAAAATGCTTTGTTGGGAAAACTGTCATCGTCTTGGTTTATGTGGATGATCTTTTGATCACTGGAGATGATGCCACACTCATTCAGGATACTAAGGATGTATTGCAGAAgaattttaagattaaaaatttGGGTGAGCTTCGATTCTTTTTGGGCATTGAGTTTGCCAGAAATCAACATGGGATTTTGATGCATCAACGCAAGTATGTGATGGAACTTATTTCTGATATGGGCTTAGCAGGTGCTAAACCTGTGGTTGCACCAGTTGAACTCAGTCAGAAGTTAACAACTGCTGAGTTTGATGCACATCTAGGCTTAGAGAATGATTCACCACTTAATGATCCTGGTAGTTATCAACGATTGATTGGGAGGCTACTTTAATTGACAGTTACTCGTCCAGACATTTCCTATGTTGTCCAAACTCTTAGCCAATTTATGCATTCTCTAAGGCCTCTCACATGGAGGCTGTTATCAGACTTGTTCGATACATCAAGCAAAGTCCTGGTGGGAATTCTTATGTCCTTTGTTACTTCCTTTCAATTATAGGCCTTTTGTAATGTTGATTGGGCATCATGCCCTTCCACTAGAAGATCTGTTACAGGTTATATGGTGAAGTTAGGGGACTCCTTGATTTCTTGGAAATCTAATAAACAAACCACCATCTCCAGGAGTTCAGTTGAGGCAGAGTACAGGAGTTTAGCTTCTGTGGTTGTGGAGATCGTGTGGCTTGTTGGTTTGTTCAAAGAGTTAGGTGTGGAGGTTCAGCTGCCTGTtccagttcattgtgacaacaAATCTGCTATCCAGATTGCTGCCAATCCTGTGTTTCACGAACGTACTAAGCACATAGATATTAATTGTCATTTTATTCGCGAGGAGATTCAACTTGGTTTGATTCGTCCAGTTTATGTGTCTACTACAGAGCAACAGGCTGATATATTGACAAAAGGCTTGACTTCCCTGCAACATCACTACTTGCTTTCCAATCTAGGAATGAAGGATGTCTTCATACCTCCTAGTTTGATGGGGGTGTAAAGGATATTAATAGTAGCGCTTATACTAACAGTAGTAGTGCTGATACTAATAGTTAACCATTGTATAGTTAACTTAAGTTAGTTAGACCATAGTTAATAGTGAGTGCAGTTAGTTGAATATTAGTTGTATAAAGATGGTGTGACCACTACTTGTAATAGTTAGTCGTCATTTTAACAGAATATGCTTTCTCCTGTTCCATTGTTTTCTTCTCCCTCTCTCTTCTACAATGGCAACTGCTATTTCTTCTCAATCTGATTGAATTGAGCAAAGTTTACACCTATAAAGAAAGTCATTTGACAACATAAATAGTAAGGACTATTTGTCTATATTGCACCAAAAAAACGAATAGATAGATGGTTTAGTATAGTTTTAagtaaatacaaaaaaataatttgttaattatttacCATATTTTGATGGTTGAGTGACGAAGGAAAAGAGAGGTAGCATCTCGACTGGCTAGCGATGAGGAGAAAACATTCCTAATGTATGGGATGCTAATTTAAACACGTTACTTACATAACTCACTACATAGGTTTAAGGAATGCAGGATATTATGGTTCTTCTACCTTGATATAAAGAAATTTATATGAGTAATTGATGACTGATGTCTATATACCTttgtaaaatagtaaaaatgatacCGTAAAAGCATTCATGTCTTCTTCATCATCTAGAGTGAGAAACTAGCTGTAATTTGTGAGGTGAGGATAATATCGTCTGCAAAGAATAATTGAGATAATTGTGGGCCATTTTTTTATAATGAAATTGGTTTCCATGCCTGGTAGTCCACTGCATTATTTATTTTCCTGGACAATATTTCGAGACATAGGATGAACAGATAAGGTGGTAGAGGATCACCCTGTATAATTCCTCTTGTGGGTGTAAAAGAATCAGTTGGACTACCATTAATTAAAATAGAGGTTGTAGTTGTGGTAATACAAGACATGATTAATTTAGTAAATTTATTAGAGAAGTTTAGACTTAATAAAGTATTACGAATGAAGGACCATTCTAATTTATCAAACGCTTTTTCTAGATCTATCTTAAGAAGCATACAGAGATTGTTACCCTTGATTGTTTGAAATTTATTAATAATTTCTTTTACTATGATAGCATTATCTGCAGCTCTTTtgatttgttgaaaactagaTTGTGTGGGATGGATAATATGTTCCAGTATTGGCTTTAATCTATTTACTAAAAtttttgtaataattttgtaaatagTATTACAAAAACTAATAGGTCTATATTGAGCAATTGTGGatgcgttattatttttgggaataAGACAGATAAAAGTAGAATTATTTTTAGGTCAATTTCATAGTCAGTGAAGACCTTATGACAAAAATATTTATTAGAGTCCCTATAGTGTCCTAGTAATTTTGGTAAAAGAGAGGGTGAAGGCTATCTGGTCTAGGAGCTTTCATTAGTTTGAATGATTTAATAGCATTAAGAATTTCAAAGTTTTGTAAAGGTTGTGTGAGGGATGTTTGATCAGCATGTGTTAGGATGTTTGAAGGAAGAAGTTTTgtttttgaaattgaaattgtttTTTGAGTGGTAAATAAGTTTTGATAATAAAAGGAAATGTTATCAAGTATTTGGGTGGGATTAGTTATCCAATTTCCCCTGTGATCTTGAATAGTCATTATTCTATTATGTCTTCTACGATTAATAGTACTTAGGTGGAAAAATTTAGTATTGGCATCCCCATTACTAAGCCAGTCAATACGAGATTttagtttccaaaaatcttcttctaACCTAAGTATTCTATTAAAATCTACCTTTAATTCATGTTCCAAGTTCTGTAAGAAATTACTAGTTGGATAGTGGATAGATGACTGAATTCCACTTAATCTGGCTAGAATATTCCTCTTTTGCTTAAAAATGTTACCAAAAGTAGACTTATTCCATTCTTGCACTGTGGTTGTGAAATTATCAATGGCAGGAAGTAGTGCTAAGTTGTCCAT
Coding sequences within:
- the LOC138879309 gene encoding uncharacterized protein, with the translated sequence MAIDESTSSTPDGAANRVISMAQTLDYTHPLYLHPSDALGSLSIGIQLIGMENYTLWSRAMKFALLGRNKLGFVDGSVVKKDFEGELQKQWERCNAIVVSWLMSNVNTDLLNGILFRSDALFVWKDLKERFNKVNTSRAYHLHKAIATITQGVSSVSVYYSKLKDL